In Limnohabitans sp. TEGF004, the genomic window GTTTGAGGAAGCAGCGGCGGATGCTGCTTTAGATGCGGTGGCAGCAGGCACTGAGCCTAGCCCTTCAGGCTCGTTGTCAGCCCGTGTAGCGCCTGCCAAAGACCGCCGCAAACTGATGGCCGCGATTGATGCACTCAACGGCAAGCACGGCAAAAACACCGTGTACTTTGCCAGCGCACAAGCGGGGCTGGACCATGCGCCGATGCGGATTGCGTTTAATCGGATTCCGGATTTGGAGTCGGAACGTTAGGCTGCGCGCTTAGCGCTTGAGTGGCGCAGCCACTTGCACGCTGGCATGCAAGCCAAGCGCTTCTTCGTTTTGCATTTTCAAAGCATCCAAGCTGCGTTTGAATTGCTTGATCCAAGCTAGCACCTGCACATTGAGTTCGCCTAAACGCTGCTCCATGGGTTTGGCGCTGGGCATGAGCAGGCGAGCGATGGTTTGATTGAGGGTGATGGTTTGATGGGTAAGTTCTTCGTCGCCAATCAGCATCACTTCGTTGGCCGCACTTTGCACGAGGGAGAGGTGCTCTGCCAAGGTTTTGTCACGGGCTTGAGCAAACACAAGGTTGTTCACCAATGCATCGGTGGCATTCATGTAGCGCAGGCCCGATTCTTTGAAGGCATTGAGTTCGGCGGCGCGTTCGGCCGCAAGTTGATTGGCGAGGTCGATGTGCGCCTGGCGACCTGCGGCACGTTCGTGCTGATAGCCCGCCACCCAGCTGCCACCCAATGTGCCCATCACCCCGATGACGGCGGCCAACAAGGGAACCAGCCAGTCTTTGCGATCCATAAAAACTCCTGCGCCGTGCAGCTTTGTTGCGATGTGCAACTATAGCCAGAACGATGCAGAAATGAATACCAATCACTTCACAAGTTAAGCGGTGACGATCCAGCCTTCTAGCGGGTCACATTCGGGCAGCCCGTAGTGCCCGTCACCCGCCTCGTGCTGGCTTTGTGCCCACGCAGCTTGCACCATGCAAAGCACGGCGTCTAGGCTGTCGCCTGATGCATCGTCCACCAAGGTGTCGTGCTGCGCATGGGTGAGTTTGAGGCGCAGACCCAAACGGGTTTGGCCAACTTCTAAAGCTTGCAGCAGTTGCTTACGGGCTATCAAACGCTCAGGGGTTTGTTTGGCTTTGTCATCGCTTTTGTAGCTGGTGTTGCCAATCAGCTCACGCGCCAGCAAGCCGGGGTAGGCCTCTAGCGCGACGCGCAATGACTCGGGTGAAGCAACAGGCACAGCAGGTGCGTGCAAGCGGGGCAAGGTCACGCCAGCCTCGATCAGCAAAGGCACACCCGCGTGCAGCATGTAGGCCACGGGTGGGTTGACCCATTTCATCGATGGGCTAGAACCTGCGGGCGTATCGGTGGCGCGGTGGGCAAACTTGCCGCCCACGGGGCGTGCATCGCAAAAGGCTTTGAAGGTGGCACGAATGTCGGCACGGCTGAGTGCGCTGTAGTGCTGCATGCAGGCCAACCAATCGGTGGGCCATTGCAGATGCTCGACCAGTTCACGCGGCAGGCCAAAGGGCAAGTCAAAACCACCCACCCACGCTTGGGGCTGTTTGAGCCAATCAGCGAAAGAGGCCAAGGCGTCAAACCGCAGCAGGCTTTGCAATTGCACGCGTCCGGCTTTGGCGTGGCCCAGGGCCACAACGATGGCTTTGCGTGGGGTGGGGCTGCTGCTGAAGTCGCATCCCACCAAAAGTGGCGAAGCGGTCATGCCAGCCCCAACATCGCCACACCAGCAGCAATCAGCAAGGCACCTAGCAAGCGCAACCAGCGATCTCCCTCGCCCAACAAGTGACCACCAATGAGCGCAGCAAAAAGCATGGACACCTCACGCGCAGGCGCCACCAAAGACAAAGGCGCAGTTTGCATGGCATACAACACCAGCACATACGAGATGGGCGTGACCGTGCCAACGATGAGCGCGTACTTCCACTGTTGACGCCACAGCGTCCAAGCCGTGGGTCGATCGCGCAACACCACAGGCGCCAACAAGGCAAAGCGAACCAAATTTTCCAGGTAGTGCACCAAGATAGGCGACATCAACAACACCTTCACCGCATAGCCATCCACCACGGTGTAGCCGGCAATGAATAGCCCCGTCAACACACCATAGCGCAAGCCTGCGCTGCGCAGGCGTTGGAATGCCAGCTGATCTTCATTGACAACATCCACACGGCGCCAATCGGTGATGAGCTTAGGGCCACCCGCAATGAGGAACACACCACTCACCACCCCCGCAACACCCAAAGCGCCGATGTACGACATGGATTCGCCCAACCACACCAAGGCCACCAGCGATGACAACAAGGGGCCTGTGCCACGCGCCAAGGGATACACCACAGTCAAATCGGCATGGCGATAGCCGCGTAACAGCACCACAAAGTACAGCACGTGCAACACGCCACTGGCAATGACAAAGCCCCATTCCCATGTACCCCACTGCGGCAACACGTCCCATCCGATCCAAACCCCAACAGGGGCCCAAACCACCATGGCAACGCCTGCGGTGAAGCAAGCAAAGCGTGCGTCACCGCCCGCTTTTTTGGCGAGAATGTTCCACAAGGCATGCAGCAGCCCTGCGAGCAAAACAATGGAAAGAGCGTTGGCGCTCAAGCGCTGACCAACAAGCGCGTCAGGCGCGACCGACGATGGACGCAGTGGCCATCAGTTCTTCCAGCAACGCGAACGACACGTGGCCCGACACACCGTAGGGGTCGAGCTCTGGCGTTTCGGAGTACTTCAACACGATGGATGGGTTGAGTTTGTCGAGGCGCACATGGCCCATGGTCCAGCCACCAAAGCGACGCTCGGTGATTTCTTGATAGTCCAAGATGACCACGTCTTTGTGGCGTGGGTCTTTGACGATGTGGGTGTACAGCGCGTTCACTTGGTTGCGGCCACCTTCGATGGCTTGCAAGTAAATGCCGCCACCAAAACACAGCACGCCGGTGATGCCATTGCTGATGTTGTGCTCGCGCGAGCTGTTGAGAATAGATTCTGTCTCTTCTGGAGTTTCGGGTTTGACCGAACGGCTGACGTATAGCAAACGAACCAACATGGCATTTATCCTTATTTGGGAATCAGAGACAAGAACTCACGACGCAAGTTGGGGTCTTTCAAGAAAGCACCGCGCATGACCGAGTTGATCATCTTGCTGTCCATGTCTTTCACACCGCGCCATGACATGCAGAAATGGCTGGCTTCCATGACGATGGCCAAGCCATCGGGCTGTGTTTTTTCTTGAATGAGGTCGGCCAATTGGACGACGGCCTCTTCTTGAATTTGAGGGCGACCCATGACCCACTCGGCCAAGCGTGCGTACTTGGACAGGCCAATGACGTTGGTGCGCTCGTTGGGCAACACGCCAATCCAAATCTTGCCAATGACAGGGCAAAAGTGGTGGCTACAGGCGCTGCGCACGGTGATGGGGCCGACGATCATCAGCTCATTCAAATGCTCAGCGTTGGGGAATTCAGTGATGGCCGGTGCTTGCACATAACGGCCTTTGAAGACTTCTTGCAAGTACATCTTGGCCACGCGGCGGGCGGTGTCGCCAGTGTTGTGGTCGTGCTCGGTGTCAATCACCAAGCTGTCGAGCACGCCTTGCATCTTGACTTCGACTTCGTCGAGCAAGGCTTCCAATTCGCCGGGCTGGATGAACTCGGCAATGTTGTCATTGCTGTGGAAGCGTTTGCGTGAGGCGGCAATGCGCTCGCGGATCTTGACAGAAACGGGCGTGCCTTCGAAGTTGTCTTTTGCAGTCATGGCAACGATGGTATCAGCGAAGCAAAGCCCCTACGGGCTAGGGCCTTCAGTAGCGTTTGCCCGTTAAAAACACGCCAAAGCGTAAGACCAACGAAGCGCCCCAGTCCACCAGCTGCTGCCACCACGGTCGGTGGGCAAAGGTGTGCGCGTCCACCCGCGTTGCGCCGGTGTACATGGCTTCGCTCAGGCTGGCTTGCAGGTCTTGGGCAAAAGTGGTGTCGCGCACCACCACATTGGCTTCACGCGCCAGCAGCAGGCTAAACGGGTCGAGGTTGGACGAGCCCACCGTGGCCCAGTGCCCATCCACCACAGCGACTTTGGCGTGTAACACGCTGTCGTGGTACTCATAAATTTCCACGCCTGCCGCCAACAGCTTGCTGTAAAGCTGGCGTGAGGCGCGGTAGGGCACGAAGTATTCGTACTTGCCTTGCAACAGCAAACGCACGCGCACACCCCGGCGTGCTGCCAGCACCAAAGCGCGACGCAAACGCAAGCCTGGAAAGAAATACGCACTCGCCACCAGCACCTCGTGTCGAGCCGAACCAATGGCTTTGCGATAGGCACGTTCAATTTGTGAACGGTGTCGCACGTTGTCGCGCAGCACCAATTGCACGGTCCCGCGCGTGGGCAATTTCAAATCTTGGTCAGCGCTGCGCAGGGCATCAAGCGCGCCCGCAATATCTTGGCTACGCAATTCGCGCACAGCCTCGATGCGCGACCACAGCTGGCTCATGGCGTCATGCACCTGACGCACCAAAGGACCACGCAGGCTCACCGCATAGTCCAAGCGAGGCAGCTGCAAACCACCGGGCACATTGGGGTCGATGAAGTCATCCAAGATGTTGATGCCACCGCAAAACGCCAAGGCTTGATCGATGACACACAGCTTGCGGTGCAAACGCCGCCAGCGGCTGGGCAACCAAAAGCCAAGCCCCGCCAAGGGCGAGTACACGCGGCACTGCACACCAGCTTGGTCAAAACGTTGCGTCCACTCGGGAGGCAACGCACCCGTGCCCACACCATCCACCACCACGCACACGCGCACGCCGCGCTGGGCAGCACGGGTCAGCGCATGCCCCACATCAGCACCTGCGCCTGCAAAGTCAAAGATGTAGGTTTCTAAAAGTACTTCATGTTGAGCGCGGTCAACCGCCTCGATCAAGGCGGCAAACAAAGCACCACCGCTGCGCAACAAACGTGTGTCGTGTGCGGCGTGCTGGGCGTTCATGGGGCGTCCCACGCGAACTCCACCAGCAACGGCAAGTGGTCAGACATGCGCCCCCAAATCGGACCGCGCGGCACATGCGTGGCCACGCGATGCACACCGCGCGCATACACATGGTCCAGTTGCGCCAGCGGCAAACGCGATGGGTAGGTGGGATATTGCTTGCCCATGTTGGTGTGCAAGCCCACCGTGGCCATCATGCGCGACACCGCGCTGCCCCAGTCGTTGAAATCGCCCGCCACCAACAACGGCGCATCGGCAGGCACTTCACGCGCAATGAAGTCGTGCAGTTGCTGTGTTTGACGCAAACGGCTGCCCGGCAAAAGCCCCAAATGAATCACGATCACATGCACCTCACGCGCTTGCATCTGCAAGGTGACGTGCAACAAACCACGCTGCTCCAAGCGGTGGTCCGACATGTCTTCGTGGCGATGCTCCAGCACGGGCCAGCGACTCAGCAGCGCATTGCCGTGCTCGCCATGCTTGGTGATGGCGTTGGTGCGGTACACCGGTGTGTAGCCCTCAGGCGCTAAAAATTCAGCTTGACCTTGATCCGGCCAGCGCTTGAAACGACGGGCTTGTTGGCGGTTGAACGCACGCACTTCTTGCAGGCACACGATGTCGGCATCAAACTGCTCCACCGCATGGCCGAGGTTATGAATTTCAAGGCGGCGTGCGGGGCCTAGGCCTTGCACGCCTTTGTGGATGTTGTAGGTCGCGATACGAAAAGTGTTCATGACTTCAGGTGGCTTATCACTAGAAATGTAAAGCTCTCTTTAAAATATGGACATAAGGTCGATTTACAGTGGTTGAATACACCCACACCCTGCAACAGATGAATCATCGCCTCATTGTCCCCCTCTTCTTATCTGCCATTCTCGCTGGGTGCGGTGGGGGTGGCGGCGGGGGTAACTCGCTCAACAGCACACCCAATGCCACGGTGGCCGCCCAAGTGGCAGACATCACACCCGGCAACGCCGATGACACCGTGTCAGTGTTTGTGGCTTTAGACAGCAACAACACCGTTTCAGGCATCGGCAGCGTCTTTCAAACCGAAGACGAGCAACGCGCGCAAAGCCAACAAAACTTTTTGGCCTCCCTCAAAGCCAACGCCAGCGGCGCTTTGCAAGCCACCACCGGCAGCAGTTGCACCACCGCCGACTTGGCCACACGCATCAACCAAGCGCATACCCCTAACTCTGGCAACGTGGTGCGCATTGACCTCAACGCCTGCGAACTCGATTTGCTGCCCAAGCTCAAAGGCGTGGCGGCGGTACATGCGGACATTCCCATGTCCACGCAAAGCATCACCAACAGCACCGTCAGCAAAACCAACGATGCTGTCAAACTGAGTTTTGATGGCGTGACCGCTCAGCCCACTCTCAACACACGCGTGGCAGACGGCACAGGCCAAGTGATCGCATTGATGGACTCAGGTGTGGAAAACCTACATCCCGCACTGAGTGGTGACAAGGTTTTGAACGGTGCCTGCTTCTCCACCCCCACCAATGGCGGGCGCGGTTTTTGCCCTAACGGCCAAAGCACAGACACCACTTCGACCACTGCCGGTAAAAGCTGCGCTGACACTTGGAGTGGCACGCGCACCGAAGCCATTCAAGCAGGTTGCGCTCACGGCACGGGCATGGCCGCTGCCGCGAGCATGAATTACAGCGTGGGTGGCGTCACTGCCAAAGGCATCGCACCCAACGCGCAAATTTTGCCGGTACAGGTGTTCAACCAAACCATCACCAGCACAGGCAAAAGCCTGTCGGCATCAGCGGGTGATTTGCTGGCAGGCATCGAATGGGTCACCAGCGAAGCGCGCCGTCGACGCACCGCAGGTCAAAGTCCCATCGTGGCCATGAACATGAGCTTAGGTGGCGGCAGCTACACCGCAGCGTGCGACTCAGACTATGTGGGCAGCTTGTTCAAAACCGCATTTGCCAATTTGCGCACCCAAGGGGTGTTGCCCATCATTGCCACAGGCAACGGTGGCACCAAAAATGCCATTGCGTTTCCTGCCTGTGTGAGCAACACCCTGAGTGTGTCCGCGGCCAAACTCAACTACAGCGGTTTGGCGAGTTACGCCAACTTCAACAACCAAACCAAACTCATTGCGCTCGGTGGCGATGTGGATGGCTCAGGCCGCTACACCCTACCCGTGGTGTGCCCCACCGCTGGCAGCTACGACTGCTGGCAAGAAGTGGCTGGCACATCGCCCGCCACAGCCATGGCATCCGGTGGCGTGGCCGTGCTTTACAGCGTCAAACCCAGCGCCACCTTGGCAGAAGTAGAAAATGCATTGACCACCGACATTGCCGCATTGGGCTTGAGTGGTTCTTCCGCAATGCACCTGACAGTCAATGATGGCAGCCAAAACATCACACGGCCGGCCCTGCGTTTGACAGCCAGCAGCTACCGCTTGCTAGGCACCACAGAGAGCAGTGGCTCAGCATCCAGCACCAGTGGTGGAGCCAACACTGACCCAGTCATTGCGCAAGCGCAAATTTGTCTGTTCAGCAAACCCGGCTACGTGGGCGCATTGGCCTGCGCGACACAAGCCTATGGCACGAACGCGCCTATCGACAACAAGGATGTGTTTTACCGCTTCACAGGGAAGGTAGGTTCTATTCGCATCATGGATGTTCAAAGCAACACGCAGCTTGCGGTAAACAAAGCCACCGTCACTATTTACACAGCTTTGAGTGCCAGCAGCCAATCAGGTTCGGTGAACGTCTCCACTGCCGATACGACGCGCCTCACCATTTTCAACAATCCCACCATTCGCATGGTTCGCATCCAAACCCAATGACACACACCTCTCGTCTCTGGCACATGGCAGGCATTTGCTTGAGCTTCTTTGTTGCCAACGCTTGCAGCCAAGATATTTCGGAACCCGTCCGTATTCACTGGGGTGCAAGCGGTGGCATCAACCAATACAAAGAACCCGGCCTCATGCAACTCAAAGGCCCTGAGTTGGGTTTGCATGCACGTGTCACACCATGGGCCGACATGCCAAGCGCGCAGCTAGAAGGCGACATCTTCTTGGGTCAGCAAAAGTACACCAGCCAAAGCTCGGGCAGCATGAATGGTGTCACCAACCTTGAAACGCGTTGGCGCGCACTGTGGCCCGTGATGTCAGACATCCAAGAAGGCTTGTCTGCAGGTCTGGCCTTGCACACGCTGTGGAACGATTTGCGCGGCACCACCACTTTCCAAGGCACCACTTACGGTGGCTACCAGCGCAGTGCAAGCCAACTTTGGTTGCCCATGCGTTGGCGCATCGACGACATGTGGGAATTGGATGCAGGCTTGTTGATTTTCGGGCGACACACGTCCAAGCTGTCAGAAGTGAACACCAGTTACCAAGACATCGTGAACACCCAACATCGCGGCCAATACGCACAAGTCGCAATGAATGTGGCGTTGAGCAATGGTGAATCGCTCAAACCTTTCGTGCGCTACACCCATTTGGCCGACTCCAACACCGTAGCCATGGGCGGCAAATATTGGATAGAACCCGAAAGTCATCGCTGGCAAATTGGCATGGTTTGGGAATTCGCCACACCTTAAACACCACTCAGCAACGGTATCGCCTCTATGATGCCGCCATGCTCACCCCACTCGACAACTTACCCACTTGGCGCGCCGAAAGCGGCGCAGCCGCCCCACGTCGTGTGGTGGCCGCTGACGACACCCTGTCGGCCGATACCGCCTACCGACTCGCTTGCGAGGGCACAGGGTTGTTGTGGCAAGGGGACTTTCACAACGCACGCCAACTGCTGCAAGCCTTGGCCCGCCGCACCGAGCGCAAGCCGAAGAAAAGCAAAAAACCTGAGGCAGCACTCACACCGGTGCAAGCATTCAATGCACACCGTCAAGTCTTGGGTCAACGCGCCCGCATCTTGGCGATGGTCATCGTGCCGATGGAAGGCGACTACACCATTCCGCTGCGCCGCGCACCTGACTTGAAACAAGCATGCACGGAAGCCTGGGGCCCCGCCAATGGCGAAGCCTGCATGGTGTCGTTGCGAGAACTGCTGGGCGTGGTGGGCGCACACGAGTGGCGCAAAAAAGGCGTGGAAATTACCGCCTTGGGTGACGCCTCCAACAACCGCATCTACCCACACTACGGCGTGTTCTCTCCGGTACGTGGTGAGTATGTAGACCTCGTGGCCAATACACCCATCCAAGACAAATCCCTTGCGTTTGACATTGGCATGGGCACCGGCGTGTTGTCTGCGGTGTTGGCCAAACGCGGTGTGCAGCGCATCATCGCAACTGATCAAGACCCACGCGCCCTCGCCTGCGCGCGCGAGAACCTGCAACGCTTGCAGCGCATCGACAAAGTCGAGTTGGTGCAAACCGATTTATTCCCAGAAGGCCAAGCGCCTTTGGTGGTGTGCAACCCGCCGTGGGTGCCTGCACGTCCGAGCTCGCCGATTGAACACGCGGTGTACGACGAAGGCAGCCGCATGTTGCGTGGGTTCTTGAGTGGTTTGCGTG contains:
- a CDS encoding DUF429 domain-containing protein, with translation MTASPLLVGCDFSSSPTPRKAIVVALGHAKAGRVQLQSLLRFDALASFADWLKQPQAWVGGFDLPFGLPRELVEHLQWPTDWLACMQHYSALSRADIRATFKAFCDARPVGGKFAHRATDTPAGSSPSMKWVNPPVAYMLHAGVPLLIEAGVTLPRLHAPAVPVASPESLRVALEAYPGLLARELIGNTSYKSDDKAKQTPERLIARKQLLQALEVGQTRLGLRLKLTHAQHDTLVDDASGDSLDAVLCMVQAAWAQSQHEAGDGHYGLPECDPLEGWIVTA
- a CDS encoding DMT family transporter — protein: MSANALSIVLLAGLLHALWNILAKKAGGDARFACFTAGVAMVVWAPVGVWIGWDVLPQWGTWEWGFVIASGVLHVLYFVVLLRGYRHADLTVVYPLARGTGPLLSSLVALVWLGESMSYIGALGVAGVVSGVFLIAGGPKLITDWRRVDVVNEDQLAFQRLRSAGLRYGVLTGLFIAGYTVVDGYAVKVLLMSPILVHYLENLVRFALLAPVVLRDRPTAWTLWRQQWKYALIVGTVTPISYVLVLYAMQTAPLSLVAPAREVSMLFAALIGGHLLGEGDRWLRLLGALLIAAGVAMLGLA
- a CDS encoding BLUF domain-containing protein; amino-acid sequence: MLVRLLYVSRSVKPETPEETESILNSSREHNISNGITGVLCFGGGIYLQAIEGGRNQVNALYTHIVKDPRHKDVVILDYQEITERRFGGWTMGHVRLDKLNPSIVLKYSETPELDPYGVSGHVSFALLEELMATASIVGRA
- the folE gene encoding GTP cyclohydrolase I, which translates into the protein MTAKDNFEGTPVSVKIRERIAASRKRFHSNDNIAEFIQPGELEALLDEVEVKMQGVLDSLVIDTEHDHNTGDTARRVAKMYLQEVFKGRYVQAPAITEFPNAEHLNELMIVGPITVRSACSHHFCPVIGKIWIGVLPNERTNVIGLSKYARLAEWVMGRPQIQEEAVVQLADLIQEKTQPDGLAIVMEASHFCMSWRGVKDMDSKMINSVMRGAFLKDPNLRREFLSLIPK
- the clsB gene encoding cardiolipin synthase ClsB; protein product: MNAQHAAHDTRLLRSGGALFAALIEAVDRAQHEVLLETYIFDFAGAGADVGHALTRAAQRGVRVCVVVDGVGTGALPPEWTQRFDQAGVQCRVYSPLAGLGFWLPSRWRRLHRKLCVIDQALAFCGGINILDDFIDPNVPGGLQLPRLDYAVSLRGPLVRQVHDAMSQLWSRIEAVRELRSQDIAGALDALRSADQDLKLPTRGTVQLVLRDNVRHRSQIERAYRKAIGSARHEVLVASAYFFPGLRLRRALVLAARRGVRVRLLLQGKYEYFVPYRASRQLYSKLLAAGVEIYEYHDSVLHAKVAVVDGHWATVGSSNLDPFSLLLAREANVVVRDTTFAQDLQASLSEAMYTGATRVDAHTFAHRPWWQQLVDWGASLVLRFGVFLTGKRY
- a CDS encoding endonuclease/exonuclease/phosphatase family protein, with the protein product MNTFRIATYNIHKGVQGLGPARRLEIHNLGHAVEQFDADIVCLQEVRAFNRQQARRFKRWPDQGQAEFLAPEGYTPVYRTNAITKHGEHGNALLSRWPVLEHRHEDMSDHRLEQRGLLHVTLQMQAREVHVIVIHLGLLPGSRLRQTQQLHDFIAREVPADAPLLVAGDFNDWGSAVSRMMATVGLHTNMGKQYPTYPSRLPLAQLDHVYARGVHRVATHVPRGPIWGRMSDHLPLLVEFAWDAP
- a CDS encoding S8 family serine peptidase → MNHRLIVPLFLSAILAGCGGGGGGGNSLNSTPNATVAAQVADITPGNADDTVSVFVALDSNNTVSGIGSVFQTEDEQRAQSQQNFLASLKANASGALQATTGSSCTTADLATRINQAHTPNSGNVVRIDLNACELDLLPKLKGVAAVHADIPMSTQSITNSTVSKTNDAVKLSFDGVTAQPTLNTRVADGTGQVIALMDSGVENLHPALSGDKVLNGACFSTPTNGGRGFCPNGQSTDTTSTTAGKSCADTWSGTRTEAIQAGCAHGTGMAAAASMNYSVGGVTAKGIAPNAQILPVQVFNQTITSTGKSLSASAGDLLAGIEWVTSEARRRRTAGQSPIVAMNMSLGGGSYTAACDSDYVGSLFKTAFANLRTQGVLPIIATGNGGTKNAIAFPACVSNTLSVSAAKLNYSGLASYANFNNQTKLIALGGDVDGSGRYTLPVVCPTAGSYDCWQEVAGTSPATAMASGGVAVLYSVKPSATLAEVENALTTDIAALGLSGSSAMHLTVNDGSQNITRPALRLTASSYRLLGTTESSGSASSTSGGANTDPVIAQAQICLFSKPGYVGALACATQAYGTNAPIDNKDVFYRFTGKVGSIRIMDVQSNTQLAVNKATVTIYTALSASSQSGSVNVSTADTTRLTIFNNPTIRMVRIQTQ
- a CDS encoding class I SAM-dependent methyltransferase, which encodes MLTPLDNLPTWRAESGAAAPRRVVAADDTLSADTAYRLACEGTGLLWQGDFHNARQLLQALARRTERKPKKSKKPEAALTPVQAFNAHRQVLGQRARILAMVIVPMEGDYTIPLRRAPDLKQACTEAWGPANGEACMVSLRELLGVVGAHEWRKKGVEITALGDASNNRIYPHYGVFSPVRGEYVDLVANTPIQDKSLAFDIGMGTGVLSAVLAKRGVQRIIATDQDPRALACARENLQRLQRIDKVELVQTDLFPEGQAPLVVCNPPWVPARPSSPIEHAVYDEGSRMLRGFLSGLREHLSPNGEGWLILSDLAEHLGLRTREELICWISEAGLKLVDRHDIKPRHGKVSDETDPLHAARAKEVTSLWRLAAA